The following proteins are co-located in the Cryptococcus neoformans var. grubii H99 chromosome 1, complete sequence genome:
- a CDS encoding citrate synthase, mitochondrial, with protein MSFIASRNALRSQLRPSLARTFATTPAAYAQSLKDRMAELIPQEIENVKATRAAHGAKSLGDVTVDMAYGGMRGIKGLIWEGSVLDPNEGIRFRGLTIPECQQKLPTAPGGSEPLPEALFWLLLTGEVPTDEQVKGLSQEWAARAAIPKFVEELIDRCPNTLHPMTQFAIAVNALNHDSAFAKAYSNGVHKKEYWKTTFDDSMDLIAKLPNIAGRIFRNVFGDGKLPPIDPSKDYSANLATLLGFGENADFVELMRLYITIHSDHEGGNVSAHTGHLVGSALSDPFLAFGASLNGLAGPLHGLANQEVLRWVQKMRSQIGEDASDEKVAEYVWSTLKSGQVVPGYGHAVLRKTDPRYTAQREFALKHLPEDPLFKLVGQIYKIVPNILLEAGKAKNPWPNVDAHSGVLLTYYGLHQQDFYTVLFGVSRAFGVVSQLIWDRALGMPLERPKSYSTEAIKKMFEGK; from the exons ATGAGCTTCATTGCCAGCCGAAACGCTCTCAGGTCCCAG TTGCGTCCCTCCCTTGCGAGGACCTTCGCTACCACCCCTGCCGCCTACGCCCAGTCCCTCAAGGACCGCATGGCTGAGCTCATCCCCCAAGAGATTGAAAACGTCAAGGCTACCCGTGCCGCCCACGGCGCCAAGTCCCTCGGCGATGTCACCGTCGACATGGCTTACGGTGGTATGCGAGGTATCAAGGGCCTTATCTGGGAGGGTTCCGTTCTCGACCCCAACGAGGGTATCCGATTCCGTGGCTTGACCATCCCCGAGTGCCAACAGAAGCTCCCCACTGCTCCTGGTGGTTCCGAGCCCTTGCCTGAAGCTCTCTTCTGGTTGCTTTTGACTGGTGAGGTCCCTACCGACGAGCAAGTCAAGGGTCTCTCCCAGGAGTGGGCTGCCAGGGCTGCCATCCCCAAGTTCGTTGAGGAGTTGATCGACCGATGCCCCAACACTCTCCACCCCATGACTCAGTTCGCCATCGCCGTTAACGCT CTTAACCACGACTCTGCCTTCGCCAAGGCCTACTCTAACGGTGTACACAAGAAGGAGTACTGGAAGACTACCTTCGATGACTCTATGGACCTCATTGCCAAGCTCCCTAACATTGCTGGCCGAATCTTCCGAAACGTCTTCGGTGACGGCAAGCTCCCTCCCATTGACCCCAGCAAGGACTACTCTGCCAACTTGGCTACCTTGCTCGGTTTCGGTGAAAACGCCGACTTTGTCGAGCTCATGAGATTGTACATCACTATCCACTCTGACCACGAAGGTGGTAACGTTTCCGCCCACACCGGTCACTTGGTCGGTTCCGCCCTTTCTGAccccttccttgccttcggTGCTTCCTTGAACGGTCTCGCCGGTCCCCTCCACGGTCTCGCCAACCAGGAAGTCCTCCGATGGGTCCAGAAGATGCGATCCCAGATTGGTGAGGACGCTTCTGACGAGAAGGTTGCCGAGTATGTCTGGTCTACCCTCAAGTCTGGCCAAGTGGTTCCCGGTTACGGCCACGCCGTCCTTAGGAAGACT GACCCCCGATACACAGCTCAGCGAGAGTTCGCCCTCAAGCACTTGCCCGAGGACCCactcttcaagctcgtcgGTCAGATCTACAAGATCGTCCCTAACATTCTCCTCGAGGCCGGTAAGGCCAAGA ACCCCTGGCCCAATGTCGATGCCCACTCCGGTGTCCTCCTTACTTACTACGGTCTCCACCAGCAGGACTTCTACACCGTCCTCTTTGGTGTTTCCCGTGCCTTTGGTGTTGTTTCTCAGCTCATCTGGGACCGAGCTCTTGGT ATGCCTCTCGAGAGGCCCAAGTCTTACTCCACCGAGGccatcaagaagatgttCGAGGGCAAGTAA
- a CDS encoding 26S proteasome regulatory subunit N3, translating into MTNQPEKLADSQDKNVGEKSQQTEEKAVVEAVPTVEEEILNNIALIGRAVNNIEPRFTIRVLRTLTSLRKKLTKNVLKSVLDDAFPKGSKTGQTLIASPIFSSLPESAPAVTEQQSNAMEVDSSAPAAEGTTVPTPKKKFVPPIYPATGDLLPEGIVYLRLLLILANLDAGRIIEAGDFAMETADLISTWNRRTMDQLVGKVWFYVARAYELQGRLAELQPQLLAVRQTAALRKDETLEVTVLNLLLRSYLANSQYEQAEKLVSKTQFHGAANQAQTVRWLFYTGRLRAIQLNYAEARNYLQTAIRRAPKGEVAPGFVQLIHKYFIIVVLLTGVIPDRALFRKPVLKQALAPYFQIVQAVRIGDVAGFQKAFQTHEATFFADSTHFLISRLRHFVIKTALRTITLAYSRISLADICIKLHLDSEEDTEYIVAKAIKDGVIDATIDPQGGWMQSKVAKDLYETDEPAKQFQKRVQYCTQVYNESVRAMRYPPNAHRKELDSAAESRERDREIAQLIQESDEPDDMDDMGDL; encoded by the exons ATGACTAACCAACCGGAAAAGCTCGCAGACTCCCAGGACAAGAACGTTGGTGAGAAATCCCAGCAgacagaagagaaggctGTCGTGGAAGCTGTCCCAACTGTCGAAGAGG AGATTCTCAACAACATTGCTTTGATCGGTCGGGCCGTCAACAATATTGAACCTCGATTCACTATCCGTGTTTTGCGAACCTTGACgtccttgaggaagaagttgacAAAGAATGTTTTGAAGTCTGTCTTGGACGATGCTTTCCCTAAAGGAT CCAAGACCGGTCAAACACTCATCGCCTCgcccatcttttcctccctccccgAATCTGCGCCCGCCGTTACTGAGCAACAATCAAATGCGATGGAAGTCGATTCTTCTGCCCCCGCTGCTGAAGGGACTACCGTTCCCACccccaagaagaagtttgTGCCCCCTATATATCCTGCTACTGGTGACCTTTTACCTGAGGGGATTGTGTATTTGAGGCTGCTTTTGATTCTCGCCAACCTCGATGCAGGGCGCATTATCGAG GCAGGAGACTTTGCAATGGAGACTGCAGACTTAATTAGCACTTGGAACAGACGGACAATGGACCAGCTTGTCGGCAAGGTTTGGTTCTACGTCGCCCGCGCTTATGAGCTTCAGGGCCGTTTGGCTGAACTTCAACC TCAACTCCTGGCTGTTCGACAGACCGCCGCTCTGAGGAAAGACGAGACTCTTGAGGTTACtgtcctcaaccttctcttGCGATCATATCTCGCCAACTCTCAATACGAACAAGCCGAAAAGCTTGTTTCCAAGACTCAATTCCACGGCGCTGCGAACCAGGCTCAGACCGTCCGATGGTTATTCTACACTGGGCGACTTCGAGCCATTCAGCTCAACTATGCTGAAGCCCGCAATTATCTTCAGACAGCGATCAGGAGAGCACCCAAAGGCGAAGTTGCTCCCGGATTTGTCCAACTTATCCACAAGTACTTTATCATCGTCGTGTTGTTGACTGGTGTCATTCCCGACCGAGCCTTGTTCCGCAAGCCAGTCCTCAAACAAGCTCTTGCCCCTTACTTCCAAATCGTTCAAGCCGTACGTATCGGTGACGTTGCCGGTTTCCAAAAAGCTTTCCAAACCCATGAAGCTACCTTTTTCGCCGACTCTACCCacttcctcatctctcgTTTGCGACACTTTGTCATCAAGACTGCTTTGCGCACCATCACTCTTGCTTACTCCCGCATTTCCCTTGCCGATATCTGCATCAAGCTCCACCTCGACTCGGAGGAGGACACAGAGTACATTGTCGCCAAGGCGATCAAGGATGGAGTGATTGATGCGACAATTGACCCGCAAGGTGGATGGATGCAAAGCAAGGTCGCGAAAGACCTTTACGAGACGGATGAGCCGGCGAAGCAGTTCCAGAAGAGGGTACAGTACTGCACTCAGGTGTATAATGAGAGTGTTAGG GCGATGCGATATCCTCCAAACGCTCACCGCAAAGAACTCGACTCTGCCGCCGAGTCGCGCGAACGAGACCGAGAAATTGCGCAACTTATTCAGGAGAGTGACGAGCCTGACGATATGGATGACATGGGAGATTTGTAG